In Pan paniscus chromosome 13, NHGRI_mPanPan1-v2.0_pri, whole genome shotgun sequence, one DNA window encodes the following:
- the ESPNL gene encoding espin-like protein isoform X4, whose protein sequence is MTPPPPPFPPPPLLATRRSLEDGRRGGPGPGNPSPMSLSPAWPGHPDQPLPREQMTSPAPPRIITSATADPEGTETALAGDTSDGLAALQLDGLPSGDIDGLVPTRDERGQPIPEWKRQVMVRKLQARLGAESSAEAQDNGGSSGPTEQAAWRYSQTHQAILGPFGELLTEDDLVYLEKQIADLQLRRRCQEYESELGRLAAELQALLPEPLVSITVNSHFLPRAPDLEVEEASTPAAEPAGSAEASEVAPGGQPLPFWCSHISRLVRSLSLLLKGVHGLVQGDEKPSTRPLQDTCREASASPPRSEAQRQIQEWGVSVQTLRGNFESASGPLCGFNPGPCEPGAQRRQCLSGCWPALPKPRSGLASGEPRPGDTEEASDSGISCEEVPSEAGAAAGPDLASLRKERIIMLFLSHWRRSAYTPALKTAACRTLGARHAGLRGQEAARSPGPPSSPSEGPRLGHLWQQRSTITHLLGNWKAIMAHVPARQLRRLSRRPRGALSPEQFLPHVDGAPVPYSSLSLDLFMLGYFQLLECDLPAEERKLRHLLCFEVFEHLGTHGWEAVRAFHKAVTDEVAAGRRAWTDGFEDIKARFFGSSQRPAWDTEPGRKSGLTPLGPLPHAAFPCSSPEPTAQRLGSRSQQGSFNSEDICGYINRSFAFWKEKEAEMFNFGE, encoded by the exons ATGACGCCCCCACCACCACCGTTCCCCCCACCTCCACTGTTGGCCACGAGGCGCTCCCTGGAGGATGGAAGAAGAGGAGGCCCAGGGCCAGGGAACCCCAGCC CCATGTCCCTCAGCCCGGCCTGGCCTGGCCATCCTGACCAGCCTCTTCCCAGGGAGCAGATGACCAGCCCGGCCCCTCCGAGGATCATCACCAGTGCCACGGCTGACCCCGAG GGGACAGAGACGGCCCTGGCGGGGGACACCTCAGATGGCCTGGCCGCACTACAGCTGGATGGGCTGCCCTCAGGCGACATCGACGGGCTGGTGCCCACGCGGGATGAGCGCGGCCAGCCCATCCCCGAGTGGAAGCGGCAGGTGATGGTGCGGAAGCTGCAGGCGCGCCTGGGCGCAGAGAGCTCCGCAGAGGCCCAG GACAATGGTGGGAGCTCAGGCCCCACGGAGCAGGCGGCCTGGAGGTACTCACAAACTCATCAGGCCATCCTGGGGCCCTTTGGGGAGCTGCTGACAGAGGACGACCTGGTCTACCTGGAGAAGCAGATTGCAGACCTGCAGCTTCGGCGCCGCTGTCAGGAGTATGAGAGTGAGCTGGGCCGGTTGGCGGCTGAGCTGCAGGCCCTGCTGCCCGAGCCCCTTGTCAGCATCACGGTCAACAGCCACTTCCTGCCCCGGGCGCCTGATCTGGAGGTTGAGGAGGCCTCAACCCCAGCGGCTGAGCCCGCAGGGTCTGCGGAGGCCTCAGAGGTGGCCCCCggggggcagcccctgccctTCTGGTGCAGCCACATCTCCCGCCTGGTACGCAGCCTGTCCCTGCTGCTGAAGGGCGTGCATGGGCTAGTACAGGGGGATGAGAAGCCATCCACCCGGCCCCTGCAGGACACCTGCAGGGAGGCCTCGGCCAGCCCCCCTCGGAGCGAGGCCCAGCGCCAGATCCAGGAGTGGGGGGTGTCTGTGCAGACGCTGCGGGGCAACTTCGAGTCGGCCTCTGGCCCACTCTGTGGCTTCAACCCTGGCCCCTGCGAGCCGGGGGCCCAGCGCAGGCAGTGCCTGAGTGGCTGCTGGCCGGCCCTGCCTAAGCCCCGCAGTGGCCTGGCTTCAGGGGAGCCCAGGCCTGGCGACACAGAGGAGGCCAGCGACTCCGGCATCAGCTGCGAGGAGGTGCCATCGGAGGCGGGTGCCGCAGCCGGCCCGGACCTGGCCAGTCTGCGCAAGGAGCGCATCATCATGCTCTTCCTCAGCCACTGGAGGAGATCGGCCTACACGCCGGCCCTCAAGACAGCGGCCTGCAGGACCCTAGGAGCCCGCCACGCGGGGTTGCGGGGCCAGGAGGCCGCCAGGAGCCCTGGGCCACCCTCCTCGCCCAGCGAGGGCCCCCGGCTGGGCCACCTGTGGCAGCAGCGCAGCACCATCACCCACCTGCTGGGCAACTGGAAGGCCATCATGGCTCACGTGCCCGCCCGGCAGCTGCGGCGGCTGAGCCGGCGGCCCCGCGGGGCCTTGTCCCCCGAGCAGTTCCTGCCCCATGTGGACGGGGCTCCCGTGCCCTACAGCAGCCTCTCACTGGATCTCTTCATGCTGGGTTACTTCCAGCTGCTGGAGTGCGACCTGCCGGCGGAGGAGCGGAAGCTGCGCCACCTGCTGTGCTTCGAGGTCTTCGAGCACCTGGGCACCCACGGCTGGGAGGCTGTGCGCGCCTTCCACAAGGCCGTGACAGACGAGGTGGCCGCCGGCCGCCGGGCCTGGACCGACGGCTTCGAGGACATCAAAGCCCGCTTCTTTGGCTCCAGCCAGCGTCCCGCCTGGGATACGGAGCCTGGCCGCAAGTCAGGCCTGACCCCGCTCGGGCCCCTGCCTCACGCCGCCTTCCCCTGCAGCAGCCCTGAGCCCACAGCACAGCGGCTGGGGTCCCGCTCCCAGCAGGGCAGCTTCAACAGTGAGGACATCTGCGGCTACATCAACCGGAGCTTTGCCTTCTGGAAGGAGAAGGAAGCTGAGATGTTCAACTTTGGAGAATGA
- the ESPNL gene encoding espin-like protein isoform X5, which produces MSLSPAWPGHPDQPLPREQMTSPAPPRIITSATADPEGTETALAGDTSDGLAALQLDGLPSGDIDGLVPTRDERGQPIPEWKRQVMVRKLQARLGAESSAEAQDNGGSSGPTEQAAWRYSQTHQAILGPFGELLTEDDLVYLEKQIADLQLRRRCQEYESELGRLAAELQALLPEPLVSITVNSHFLPRAPDLEVEEASTPAAEPAGSAEASEVAPGGQPLPFWCSHISRLVRSLSLLLKGVHGLVQGDEKPSTRPLQDTCREASASPPRSEAQRQIQEWGVSVQTLRGNFESASGPLCGFNPGPCEPGAQRRQCLSGCWPALPKPRSGLASGEPRPGDTEEASDSGISCEEVPSEAGAAAGPDLASLRKERIIMLFLSHWRRSAYTPALKTAACRTLGARHAGLRGQEAARSPGPPSSPSEGPRLGHLWQQRSTITHLLGNWKAIMAHVPARQLRRLSRRPRGALSPEQFLPHVDGAPVPYSSLSLDLFMLGYFQLLECDLPAEERKLRHLLCFEVFEHLGTHGWEAVRAFHKAVTDEVAAGRRAWTDGFEDIKARFFGSSQRPAWDTEPGRKSGLTPLGPLPHAAFPCSSPEPTAQRLGSRSQQGSFNSEDICGYINRSFAFWKEKEAEMFNFGE; this is translated from the exons ATGTCCCTCAGCCCGGCCTGGCCTGGCCATCCTGACCAGCCTCTTCCCAGGGAGCAGATGACCAGCCCGGCCCCTCCGAGGATCATCACCAGTGCCACGGCTGACCCCGAG GGGACAGAGACGGCCCTGGCGGGGGACACCTCAGATGGCCTGGCCGCACTACAGCTGGATGGGCTGCCCTCAGGCGACATCGACGGGCTGGTGCCCACGCGGGATGAGCGCGGCCAGCCCATCCCCGAGTGGAAGCGGCAGGTGATGGTGCGGAAGCTGCAGGCGCGCCTGGGCGCAGAGAGCTCCGCAGAGGCCCAG GACAATGGTGGGAGCTCAGGCCCCACGGAGCAGGCGGCCTGGAGGTACTCACAAACTCATCAGGCCATCCTGGGGCCCTTTGGGGAGCTGCTGACAGAGGACGACCTGGTCTACCTGGAGAAGCAGATTGCAGACCTGCAGCTTCGGCGCCGCTGTCAGGAGTATGAGAGTGAGCTGGGCCGGTTGGCGGCTGAGCTGCAGGCCCTGCTGCCCGAGCCCCTTGTCAGCATCACGGTCAACAGCCACTTCCTGCCCCGGGCGCCTGATCTGGAGGTTGAGGAGGCCTCAACCCCAGCGGCTGAGCCCGCAGGGTCTGCGGAGGCCTCAGAGGTGGCCCCCggggggcagcccctgccctTCTGGTGCAGCCACATCTCCCGCCTGGTACGCAGCCTGTCCCTGCTGCTGAAGGGCGTGCATGGGCTAGTACAGGGGGATGAGAAGCCATCCACCCGGCCCCTGCAGGACACCTGCAGGGAGGCCTCGGCCAGCCCCCCTCGGAGCGAGGCCCAGCGCCAGATCCAGGAGTGGGGGGTGTCTGTGCAGACGCTGCGGGGCAACTTCGAGTCGGCCTCTGGCCCACTCTGTGGCTTCAACCCTGGCCCCTGCGAGCCGGGGGCCCAGCGCAGGCAGTGCCTGAGTGGCTGCTGGCCGGCCCTGCCTAAGCCCCGCAGTGGCCTGGCTTCAGGGGAGCCCAGGCCTGGCGACACAGAGGAGGCCAGCGACTCCGGCATCAGCTGCGAGGAGGTGCCATCGGAGGCGGGTGCCGCAGCCGGCCCGGACCTGGCCAGTCTGCGCAAGGAGCGCATCATCATGCTCTTCCTCAGCCACTGGAGGAGATCGGCCTACACGCCGGCCCTCAAGACAGCGGCCTGCAGGACCCTAGGAGCCCGCCACGCGGGGTTGCGGGGCCAGGAGGCCGCCAGGAGCCCTGGGCCACCCTCCTCGCCCAGCGAGGGCCCCCGGCTGGGCCACCTGTGGCAGCAGCGCAGCACCATCACCCACCTGCTGGGCAACTGGAAGGCCATCATGGCTCACGTGCCCGCCCGGCAGCTGCGGCGGCTGAGCCGGCGGCCCCGCGGGGCCTTGTCCCCCGAGCAGTTCCTGCCCCATGTGGACGGGGCTCCCGTGCCCTACAGCAGCCTCTCACTGGATCTCTTCATGCTGGGTTACTTCCAGCTGCTGGAGTGCGACCTGCCGGCGGAGGAGCGGAAGCTGCGCCACCTGCTGTGCTTCGAGGTCTTCGAGCACCTGGGCACCCACGGCTGGGAGGCTGTGCGCGCCTTCCACAAGGCCGTGACAGACGAGGTGGCCGCCGGCCGCCGGGCCTGGACCGACGGCTTCGAGGACATCAAAGCCCGCTTCTTTGGCTCCAGCCAGCGTCCCGCCTGGGATACGGAGCCTGGCCGCAAGTCAGGCCTGACCCCGCTCGGGCCCCTGCCTCACGCCGCCTTCCCCTGCAGCAGCCCTGAGCCCACAGCACAGCGGCTGGGGTCCCGCTCCCAGCAGGGCAGCTTCAACAGTGAGGACATCTGCGGCTACATCAACCGGAGCTTTGCCTTCTGGAAGGAGAAGGAAGCTGAGATGTTCAACTTTGGAGAATGA